The Sinorhizobium alkalisoli genomic interval GCTTTGCGCCGTCCCGCAACCCGGACATGTGGTCCGAGGAATTGATGCGGCTCGTCTTCGAGAGGACGGTGCCGGGAGGTACTTTCGCAACCTATGCCGCGGCCGGTTTCGTTCGCCGCAACCTCACGGCTGCCGGCTTCGCCGTCGAGCGCCTGCCAGGTTTTGCCGGCAAGCGGGAGATGCTGCGCGGCGATAAGGTCTGACGCGGCACCCTCTTGTACTCGCGGCGGCGCAAACGAAGTCCAGTGGATCGGCCCGTCCCATCCGGATCGGTCAAATCCACTGCCGTTGGCTTCAGGGGAAGACCACGGATTTCACCGTTGCGATCAGTTGATCGGTCGGGGCCGCGACGCAGTTGCGGTCGATCTCGGCAAGCGTCCTTTCCCTGACCTGGTGCGACAGCAGCTTTCTCAAGTCGCCGAGCGTCTTCGGCGCGGCACAGATCACCAGGTTCTCGAAAGCATTCTCGAGCGCGTAGTGATCGATCTTCCCCGCGATCTCGGCGGCAAAGCGATGTTGCTCCTCGCGGACCGGATCGCTGCTGTATTCCATGGCCGACCGACCGTGACCGACCGATGAATGGCTGCGGCCGGGCTTGTCAGCCATGATGTCCTGGGCCCGTTTGCCCTCGATTTGGTAGGTCTCCTCTGCCGGATGCTGATGGCCGTCCTTCAGCAAATTGACGTCCTTGACGATGCGCGCCGCGTTTCCGTCGGCTGCCAGTATCCAAACCCGGTTCCGCACTACGTCCTCCGCTCATATCGTGGTTGGCAGATAGGTCGGCGAATGCACAGGAAACGGAACGGTTGAAACTCGCGTCAGGTTCCCAATCGCCGATAGTCCTTTTGTCCAAAATCTCACGCAGCTTGGCTACAGGCGGGCAAGATAGGCTTCGAAATTGCGGTCCGGCGTCGACTCGTATCGCTCGCGCTCGGTCTTAAGCGAGAGGATCCGGTCGACCCGGAAATCGCGAAAGTCCTGGCGCAGTTCACACCAGGCCGTCAGCAGCCAATGATGCCCGAAAATGCTGAGGCCGAGCGGCCAAATTGTACGCTCCGACAGTTCTTGTGCAAGGCTTTCATAGGTGATGCTGAGTTTGCGCTCTCCGGCAATGGCCTGGCGGATGTCGCCCAGCAGAGCCGGCGGGGCGGGCTGCAGCGCCGATCGGAAGGCGCGAAGCGGTGCGCTGCGCAATTTCTCCGCATGTTCGGGCGGAAGGCCGTGGCCGATTTTCTCCATCGCCTCGCGCGCCGCCTGCGCCAGGCGCCCGTCGCCGAGCATTTGCACGGCGCGCACGCCGAAGGCCAGCGCCTCCAATTGCTCGAAGGTGAAGGTGAGCGGCGGCGCATCGAAAGCCTCACGCAAGAGGTAACCGACGCCGCGCTCGCCGTCGATCGGCGCACCCGAAGCAATCAGGTGCTGCATATCGCGATAGATGGTGCGCGGCGCGACCTCCATCCTTTCGGCAATTTCGCCCGCCGTCATCGCCCGGCCTGTGGCGCGCATGAGTTGGATGATACGGAACAATCGGTCGGCAGGCCGCATGGTCTTCTCCAATTCCGGACGGGCGGAGCCGAAGGGGGTCGAGAGTCGGTCACGCCTTTCCTCAGACCGCTTAGCCGGCTATGGCCATAAGGCTGTCAGTTGGAATGTGCTTAAGTCAAGCCGCATTCAAACAAGGAGATCCCGATGACAACGAAACACGTTCTCGAACTCGCCGTATGCACGGTCCCGGACAAGGAGATCGCGATAGCGGCACGCGGCAAGGCCATGCAGGTCGTCTCGCGTTATCCGGGCTTCGTCTCCTGGCGCGCAGTTACCGCCTGCGAAACGGCCGACATGCTTGCCGATCTTGTCGAATGGGAGACGCTGGAGGCGGCGCGAGAGGCCGGAAAGCGCGTCATGACCGACCCCGATTTCGCACCCTACATGGCGGCGATCGGCTCGGTTCAGCTCATGCAGCATTTCCTGACCGAACGACAGATTTGAACGACGGCAAGGCGATGGCGGAACCCCTGAAAAATCTCCTGCATCCGGGCGTCGTGATGGAGATCGCCGATCGCCTGTCCCGCTGCGCCCCCGGCTTCGACCGCGACCGATTTGTCGCTTCCGCCGGCGGTGGCCTCGAGTCGCTAGAACTGATGCAGCGCTCGCTCAAGATCCGAGATGCCCTCATCGAGGGTCTGCCCCTGGACTTTCCCGCGGCCGTCTCGATCCTCGACGCGGCGTTGCCGAACGGCAATGCGCCCGGCCTCACCGGCTGGGCGCTTCTGCCGGCGAGCCAGTTCGTCGCGGTTCGCGGGCTTGGCAACTTCGAGCTTTCCCTGTCGTTCCTCCGTCGGCTCACCCCCCACTTCACCGGCGAGTTCGCGATCCGCCCCTTCATCCAGCAGGAACAGGACCGGGCACTGAAGACGATCCGCCGCTGGGTCGAGGATGACGATCATCACGTCCGGCGGCTGGCAAGCGAGGGCACGCGCCCTCGCCTGCCCTGGGCGATGCGACTGCCAAGGCTCATCCTCGATCCGCGGCCGATCCTCCCGATCCTCACGGCGCTTCTCGACGATCCGGAGGAATATGTGCGGCGCTCCGTCGCCAACAGCCTCAACGACATAGCCAAAGATCATCCCGACCTCGTCGCGGATTTCGTGGCCGCGCACATGGCAGGCGCATCGCCTGAACGCCTGAAATTGCTGCGGCATGCCTCCCGCACGCTCCTCAAGCAGGGGCACCGCGGCGCGCTTGCCAATTTCGGCTTCGAGCCGCCGCTCGGTGTCGCCGCCCACCTTGCACTCGCGACGCCGACCGTCCGGTTCGGCAACGATCTCGTCCTCGGATTGACCATGCGCAATGCGGATGGCTCCAGGCAGCGAGTCATGATCGACTATGCCGTGCACCATCGGAAGGCGAATGGCGACACGTCGCCGAAAGTGTTCAAATGGACGACCGTGACGCTCGACCCCGGCAGCACCATCGAGTTCAGGAAGCACCACCCGATGCGGCCGATCACCACGCGACGCTACTATGGCGGCGCTCACCGCGTCGTGATCCTGGTCAACGGGCAACCCGCCGCCCAGGCGGATTTCGAACTTGTCATGGCTTAGACGGGAACTTTACCAAAATGCCCCGGGTCGAGCGCTGAATTCGGACCCAGCAGAAGAAGCAGCTTGACTTTTGGAGCCAAAGCAACGACATGAGGGTGCGTCACCTTCCGGCCGCCGCGTGAGCGCGCCCTCGGCAACCACTTTCAAGCCGTGAAGAAGGAAAGCGCGTGACATCGCCGCGAATTGCGGTCAGCACAGGCGCTTGACGACTTTTCTTTAACCCACAAGTTCCCAATTCACGCGGGGTTCTTGACGCCAGACGACACCGGAATTGCATCCTGCGGTTCCGGCGAGAGCGTTTGGCGCCCCGAAAGGTATACGCATTGTCCACTTTTGAAGCGCTCGGTCTTTCCGAGCATATTCTGGCAACACTCTCGGCCAACGGTTTCGAAAAACCGACGCCCATCCAGGCGCAGGCCATTCCGATGGTATTGAAGGGCCATGACCTCATCGGCCTTGCGCAGACCGGTACCGGCAAGACCGCTGCTTTCGGCCTGCCGATGATCGAAAAGCTGGTTGCCGATGGCAAGCGCCCGGATCCGCGCAACATCCGCGCTCTCGTGCTTGCTCCCACTCGCGAACTCGTCAACCAGATCGCCGCCAATCTGAAGCTCTTCGTCAAGAAGAGCCCGCTCAAGATCGGCGTCGTCGTCGGTGGCGTCTCGATCAACAAGCAGACCGAACAGCTCGCCCGCGGCGTCGACATTCTCGTCGCCACCCCCGGCCGCCTGCTCGACCTCGTTGCTCGCAAGGCGGTGACGTTGACGCAGGCTCGCTATCTCGTCCTCGATGAGGCCGACCAGATGCTCGACCTCGGCTTCATTCACGACCTGCGCAAGATTTCCAAGCTGGTTCCGAAGAACCGTCAGACGCTGCTTTTCTCCGCAACGATGCCGAAACTGATTGCCGAGCTCGCCGGCGAGTATCTGACCGATCCGGTCAAGGTCGCGGTCACGCCTCCGGGCAAGGCCGCAGACAAGGTCGAGCAATATGTCCATTTCGTTCCGGGCAAGGACCTGAAGACGCAGATCCTCAAGCAGACGCTGACCGCCAACCCGGATGGCCTGTCGCTGATTTTCAGCCGCACCAAGCATGGGGCCGAGAAGCTGATGAAGCATCTCGACCATGTCGGTTTCAAGGCCGCCTCGATCCATGGCAATAAGAGCCAGGGCCAGCGCGAGCGGGCGCTCAAGGCTTTCCGCGATGGCGAAATCCGCGTGCTCGTCGCGACCGATGTCGCCGCCCGCGGCATCGACATTCCGGGCGTCACCCATGTCTACAACTATGATCTGCCCGAAGTGCCGGATGCCTATGTGCACCGCATCGGCCGCACGGCCCGCAATGGCCGTGAGGGCATCGCGATCGCCTTCTGCGCCCCCGACGAAATCCGCCTGCTTCGCGACATCGAGAAGCTGATGGGCATCGAGATCGCCGTCGCCAGCGGCGAGGCGCCGGCCGATCAGGCTCGCCCGTCGAAGGGACGCGGCGGACGCGGCAATGGTCAGCACCGCGGCAATGGCCAGAACCGCGGCAATGGCGGTGGTCCGCGGCAGGACAAGGCACCACGCCGGAATCGCCCGGCGCGCGAGGCGGCAGTCGGCTTTGCCGGCGACGAGCTCCTCCTCGAAGATCGCCCGCAGAAGCACGAGCGGCGCGACCAGCGTGCGGCGGGTCATGGGCATCATGACGGCCGTTCGGAAGGCAACCGCAACCACGAGGCCAAAAAGCACCATCACGGTCGCCCGGGACCGCAAGACGGCCGCCGCGGCGTGAGCGACGGCAATCGCCGCCAGGACATGCGCCGTGCCGGCAAGGGCGGCCGTTCAGCCTAGCGCATTGGCCCGAAAAAGCAGAAACCCGGCCGCAGAAGCACGTCCACGGCCGGGATTCACCCGTCTCTCTCTATCGCCTCACACAGCGGCAGCCTTACCGGTCTGCCCCTCGGAACGTGCCTCGCTTTCGCTCTTGCGATTGGTGAGATAGACGCCGGTCACTGCAATGACCGTACCAACGATCATCGGCCAGGTGAGCGCTTCGCCCAGGAGGAGTGCCGCCTCAACGGCCGCAAGCGGCGGCACCAGATAGATCAGCGATGCGGCGCGAGAGACCTGACCGCGGCGAATGAGATAGAGCAGGAGGGCGATCGCTCCCATCGACAGGCCGAGGACCGACCAGGCGAGCGCGGCGACAAGTTCGACGCTCCAGGTCACGCGCATATCCTCGAGCGTCAGGGCCATGGGCACGGTGACGATCAGGGCGCCGGCATATTGCAGCGTCGCGATCGCCCGGATGTCGCCGGTCTGCAGGTGCCGCTTTTGGTAAAGCGTGCCATAGGTCACCGCACCCATTCCGAGCACATTCACCGCCACCGGAAATAGACTGATATCGGCGTCGATCGCCAGCACCTTCGGCAGCACCGCAAGCGCAATGCCGGAGAAGCCGAGCGCGAGCCCAAGTCTCTGCACCCGGGTAATATTTTCGCCGATCAGGTAAGGCGCCGCGACCGCGGTCATCAGGGGCTGGAGGCCGGCGATGATGCCGGAGATGCCTGCGGGCACGCCCTCGCCGATCGCCCACCATATCGCACCCAGATAGAGGCCATGGAGAAACATGCCGGAGATCACCGCATGGCCGATTGTCTTCCCCGAGCGCGGCCAACGCGCGCCGGTCGCGGCACAGAAGCCGATGAAGAGCAGGATGGCGATGCTGTAGCGCAGCGCCAGGAAGGTCAGCGGTTCGGCGAAAAAGGCCGCATATTTCGCAACCACCCAACCCGTGGACCAGAGCAGCACGAAGAGGGCCGGAGCCAGGCGGGCAAGCAACATCGGTGTTTTCCCGAAGCAAGGCGGATCATGGAGGCCCGCATGAGCCTCATGCCTGCAGCGCCTGCGCGTCTTATTCAGACGCGCAAACCTCGCTGCAGCACTCTATTGCTGCATGCGGTAGAGCGCTCGCCTCGCCCGGTCAAAGCAATTTTTCTGATGGCTGCAATCAGCGAATCGGAATTATCAGGCGCAGCGGGGAATGGGCTCGATTGATTCGAGGGCAAATCCTCGGGGCCGCTCGACTAGATTGATGAATATTGAGGCATTTGCCCTGTCGGCGACCGCCTGTTGAAATCAGCAGCCGCACGCAGTGGGTGTTGCAGCGGCGGCGGGCACGGCGGCGTCAGCAAAACGCTTTCAATTTGCCCGGCGTCTGCCCGAAATTTCTTCGCGGGCGGACGTGCACGCTTCTTGCATTGCGTCATACGATGTACTCAAATGGTCGCAAAATAAGGGGACCACGCCTTTGGCATTTGACGAAATGATGAATGCGGATACAAGTCCGCGCCAGCCATATTCGACCTATCATGAATGGTATGCCAGCCAGGACCGAAACCGGCTCATAGCGAAATCGAAGGAAGCCGAAAATATCTTCCGTAAGACGGGCATCACCTTTGCGGTCTACGGACATGCGGATTCCTCCGAGAAGCTCATTCCCTTCGATCTCATTCCCCGCATCATTTCCGGCCGCGAATGGCGCAGGCTCGCCCAGGGCATCGAGCAGCGCGTGATCGCGCTCAATGCCTTCCTGGACGACATCTACCACAAGCAGGAGATCATCCGCGCCGGCCGCATTCCGCGCGAGTTGATCGAGAAGAACGATGCCTTCCTGCCGCAGATGATCGGCTTCCGCCCGCCGGGCGGCGTCTATACCCATATCGTCGGCACCGACATCGTGCGCACCGGCGAGGATCAGTTTTACGTGCTGGAAGACAATGCGCGTACGCCGTCTGGGGTCAGCTACATGCTGGAAAACCGGGAAACCATGATGCAGATGTTCCCGGAGCTCTTCCACCAGAACCGCGTGCGGCCGGTGGAAAACTATCCCTATCTGCTGCGCCAGAGCCTGGCCTCGCTCGCCCCGCCCGGCTGCACCGGCAAACCGCGTGTCGCCGTCCTGACCCCCGGCATCTACAACTCCGCCTTCTACGAGCACGCCTTCCTCGCCGACATGATGGGCGTCGAGCTGGTCGAGGGCTCGGATCTCCGCGTTATCGACGGCAAGGTGAAGATGCGCACGACCCGCGGCTACGAGGCCATCGACGTGCTCTATCGCCGTGTCGACGACGATTTCCTCGACCCCCTCACGTTCCGCCCGGATTCCGCACTCGGCGTTCCCGGCATCATGGACGTCTATCGTGCCGGCAACATCACCATTGCCAATGCGCCCGGCACCGGGATTTCCGACGACAAGGCGATCTATTCCTACATGCCGGAGATCGTCGAGTTCTATACCGGCCGCAAGCCTCTGCTCGAAAACGTGCCGACCTGGCGCTGTTCCGAACCACCGAGCCTCAAATATGTGCTCGAACATCTGGAGGAACTCGTCATCAAGGAAGTGCACGGCTCCGGCGGCTACGGCATGCTCGTCGGACCGACGGCGACGAAAAGGGAGCGCGCCGCCTTTGCGGAGAAGCTGAAGGAGCGCCCCGGCAACTATATCGCGCAGCCGACATTATCGCTCTCGACCGTGCCGATCCTCGTCAACAAGGGCATTGCGCCCCGGCATGTGGACTTGCGTCCTTACGTCCTCGTCTCCGACAAGGTGCAGATCATTCCCGGCGGCCTGACGCGCGTCGCGCTGAAGGAGGGCTCTCTGGTGGTGAATTCCAGCCAGGGCGGCGGCACCAAGGATACCTGGGTACTGGAGGACTGAGGCCATGTTGGGAAGAACTGCGAACGGTCTCTATTGGATGTTCCGCTATATCGAGCGCGCCGAAAACGGCGCCCGGCTGATCGATGCGGGCCTGCGCATGTCGCTGACGCGCAGCGAAGCGACGGAGGACGATTGGGACGGCGTGCTGCAGAGCGCCGGCGTGCGCGAGCTTTACGACCAGGTGCACGACAGGCTGACGAGCAGCGACGCCATCGACTTCCTCTTGCGCGATCGCGCCAACCCGTCGAGCGTCATGTCCTGCATCGAGGCGGGCCGCCACAATGCCCGCATGGTCCGCACGGCTCTGACCCGCGAGACCTGGGAAGCAACCAACGAATGCTGGATCGCGATGAAGGAGAGCCTCACCAGAAAGGTGCGGCCCGCAGAAATGCCCGAGGTCATCGATGCCATCAAGCGGCGCACCGGCCTCATTCGCGGCGCCTTCCACGGCACGATGCTCCGAAACGAGATTTTCAACTTCTCCCGCATCGGCACCTTCATCGAGAGGGCGGACAACACCGCCCGCATTCTCGACGTGAAATATTATGTGCTGCTCCCGGCTGTCGCCGCTGTCGGGTCATCGATGGACAACGTGCAGTGGGAATCGATCCTGCGCTCGGTTTCCGCGCATCGCGCCTATGGCTGGGTCTATGACGCGGAACTCAAGCCGGCGAATATCGCGGACTTCCTGATTTCCAACGGCCGCATGCCGCGATCGCTCGCCTATTGCTATGAGAAGATCGTCAGCAATCTCGGCTATCTCGCGCGCGAGTATGGCGAGAAGCATGCCGCCCACGAGACAGCGGAACAAACTCTTCAATCGCTACGCAGCCGCTCCATCGACGACATCATGGACCAGGGGCTGCACGAATATCTGGAAGAGTTCATCAGCCACAACAACCGTGTGGGACAGGAAATCACCGACGGATACCGGTTCTACAATTAGAAGAGATTAGAGCGGGATGCGGGCGGAAAACCGCGCACAGTTTTCCTCATCCCGCTCCAGACTCGGGAGAAGGGCATGCGCTTGAAAATCAGCCACAGGACCGAGTATCACTATGACGAGCCGGTGTCCTATGCCCTGCAGCGTCTGCGCCTGACGCCGACGAACCAGCCCGGCCAGACGGTTCTCAACTGGCGGACGCTGGTCGAGGGCGCCGTCGTCGAAGTCGCCTATGATGACCATTTCGGTAACCGGACGCATCTCGTCAGCGTCGACGCCAATCGAACGAGCTTTAGCGTCGAGGCAAGCGGCGAGGTCGACACCGACGACAAGGCTGGTGTCCTCGGCGCACACCAATCCTGCGTGCCGCTGTGGCTCTACCTACGCGAAACGCCGCTCAGCAAGCCCGGCAAGCGCGTTCGTGATCTGGCGAAGTCGGCCACGGGCGAGACGGATCTCGACCGCATGCACGCGCTCATGGCGATAATCCACGAGAGCGTCGAATACAGGCCAGGCGAGACCCACGTCGAGACCAGTGCCGAAGAGGCGCTGGAGCGCGGCAAGGGCGTGTGCCAGGATCACGCCCACATTCTCATCTCCGCGGCCCGCATCCTTGGGCTGCCCGCTCGTTACGTCTCCGGCTATCTGATGGTGGATGGGCATCCCGAACAGACCGCGAGCCATGCCTGGGCCGACGTCCACCTGACCGGCCTCGGCTGGGTCGGCTTCGACGCCGCCAACAAGATCTGCCCGGACGACCGCTATGTCCGCGTGGCCTCCGGCCTCTGCTACCCGGACGCCGCCCCGGTCTCCGGTCTCGTCCACGGCGCCGTCAACGAGACGCTGAAGGTGGCCGTGACGGTCGAGCGGCAAGGGCAGACGCAAAGCCAGAGCCAAGGCGGTCAGAGCCAGACGCAGAGCCAGTGAGGCTAAAGTCGGCCCCTCATCCGCCTGCCGGCGCCTTCTCCCCGCAGGCGGGAGAAGGTAGATGTGGCGCCGCCTCGATCCATCTTCACGATCGCGGCTATTCAAGGGAAGGCGCAGGGTGGCGAAGCGACGCGGCGGGCAACCGCCCTCGCCTCACCCCACCTCAATGGCTGTCGCGATCCATCGGGATGCGATCACCGCGTGCGCCGACGAGGAAATCGAGGTCGGCGCCGGTGTCGGCCTGCATGACGGTCTTGATGTAGAGGCCGCCATAGCCGCCGACAAGCGGCTTGACCGGCGAGATCCAGGCTTCGCGGCGGCGGGCCAACTCCTCGTCCGAGACATGGATGTGCAGCTTGCGGTTCGGGATATCGACCTCGATTAGGTCGCCGTTCTCGACCAGCGCCAGCGGCCCGCCTTCGGCGGCTTCCGGTGCCGTGTGGAGGATGACGGTGCCGTAGGCGGTTCCCGACATGCGCGCGTCCGAAATGCGGATCATGTCGGTGATGCCCTTCTTCAGGACCTTCGGCGGCAGGCCCATGTTGCCGACCTCGGCCATGCCCGGATAACCCTTCGGTCCGCAATATTTCAGCACCATGATCGAGTTTTCGTCGATGTCGAGATCGTCGCGGTTGATGCGGGCGTGATAGTCCTCGATGCTCTCGAAGACGACTGCGGGGCCCTTGTGCTGCATCAGGTGCGGCGATGCCGCCGACGGCTTCAGCACGGCGCCGCGCGGCGCCAGATTGCCGCGCAGGACGGCGATGCCGCCGGACGCGGTGAGCGCCTTCTCCTGCGGCAGGATCACGTCCTCGTTGTAGTTGACGACGCCCTTCACGTCGTTCCAGATCGTGTCGCCGCTGACGGTGATGGCGTCGTTGTGCAGGAGTCCCATCTCGGCGACCGCCTTGATCACCACCGGCAGACCGCCGGCATAATAGAACTCCTCCATCAGATATTTTCCGGAGGGCTGCAGGTTGACGATCGTCGGCACGTCGCGGCCGAGCCGGTCCCAATCGTCGAGCGAAAGATCGACGCCGATGCGGCCCGCAAGCGCCAGCAGGTGTAGCACGGCATTGGTCGAGCCGCCGACGGCGCCGTTGACGCGGATGGCGTTTTCGAAGGCCTGTTTCGTCAGGATGTCGGAGGGCTTCAGATCCTCCTTGACCATCTCGACGATACGGCGGCCGGTGAGCTGCGAGATCACCCGGCGGCGCGCATCGACAGCGGGAATGGCGGCATTGCCGGAAAGCGTCATGCCCAGCGCTTCGGCCATCGAGGCCATGGTCGAAGCGGTGCCCATGGTCATGCAGCTACCGGCCGATCGGGCCATGCCCTGCTCGGCATCCATGAACTCCTCCAGCGTCATCTCGCCGGATTTGACCATTTCCGAGAACTGCCAGACCGCCGTGCCCGAGCCGACATCCTTGCCTCGCCACTTGCCGTTGAGCATCGGACCGCCCGAGACGACGATCGCCGGGATATCGACGCTGGCTGCCCCCATCAGAAGGCTGGGCGTGGTCTTGTCGCAACCGCCGAGCAGCACGACGCCGTCGACCGGATTGCCGCGGATCGCCTCCTCGACATCCATCGCCGCGAGATTGCGGAACATCATCGCCGTCGGGCGAAGCGTGCTCTCGCCGGTCGAAAAGACCGGGAACTCCACCGGGAAGCCGCCTGCCTCGTAGACCCCGCGCTTCACGCGTTCAGCAAGATCGCGCAAATGCGCGTTGCAGGGGGTGAGCTCGGACCAGGTGTTACAGATGCCGATGATCGGCCGCCCGTCGAAGGTGTCGGCGGGGAGTCCCTGGTTCTTCATCCAGGAGCGATGCATGATGGCGTTCTTGCCCGTACCGCCGAACCAATCCTGCGATCGCAGCTTGCGCGGCCACTCAGCTTTCTTCTTCATCTCTTCTTCCTTCAGGCCCGGGGACGGGCGGAACGGGCTGGCCCGCTGTATTTCCCCTAATCGACATGATGTCGGGAACATGCAGCAATTCAAAGGGCTACACGTCTGACGAGACGTGCGGCGCTGTGGGCCGGGATGCGGAATTCCACCCGCATCCCGGCCCGGTCGATCAGGCCAGGGTGTAGGCTGTCTTGACGGTTGTGTAGAATTCGGCGGCGTATTTGCCCTGTTCGCGCGGGCCGTAGGAGGAGCCCTTGCGACCGCCGAAGGGGACGTGGAAATCGACGCCCGCCGTCGGCAGGTTGACCATCACCATGCCGGCTTCGGCATTGCGCTTGAAATGCGTCGCATGCTTGAGGCTCGTCGTGGCGATGCCGGAGGAGAGCCCGAAGGGCGTGTCGTTGGCGATAGCGAGCGCCTCGTCATAGTCCTTGACGCGGATAACCGCGGCGACCGGTCCGAAGATCTCCTCGCGAGAGATGCGCATGGCGTTGGTCGCCTCGGTGAACAGCGCCGGCTGCAGGTAGAAGCCGGGCGTATCGCGCGTGATCAGCTCGCCGCCGAAGGCGAGCTGCGCCCCCTCCTGCTTGCCGATGGCGATATAGTCGGTGTCCTGGTTCAGCTGGCCCTGATCGACCACCGGGCCGATATGGGTGCCGGCCTTCAGCGCGTCGTCGACGACGAGGCCCCGCATGCGCTCACCCATCGCCGCGACGAACCTGTCGTGGATGCCCTCGGTGACGATGATCCGCGACGAGGCCGTGCAGCGTTGGCCGGTCGAGAAGAAGGCGGAGTTGACCGCCGCTTCGACCGCCACCGACAGATCGGCATCGTCGAGCACGACGAACGGATTCTTGCCGCCCATCTCCAGCTGGAACTTGCGATTGTGCTCGACCGAGGCCATCGCCACGCGTTTGCCGGTGCCGACCGAGCCGGTGAAGGTGATCGCATGGACGTCCGCGCTGTCGAGCATCGCCTGGCCGACGACCGAGCCCTTGCCCATCACGAGGTTCAGGACGCCTTTCGGCAGGCCGGCGCGGTGCAGGATGTCGACGATCGCCCAGGAGCAGCCCGGCACCAGCTCCGCCGGCTTGAAGACGACGGTGTTGCCGTAGCAAAGCGCCGGCGCGATCTTCCAGGCCGGAATGGCGATCGGGAAATTCCAGGGCGTGATGATGCCGACGACGCCGACCGGTTCACGGGTGATCTCGACGCCGATGTTCGGGCGCACCGACGGGACGACCTCGCCGGCCAGGCGCAGGCACTCGCCGGCGAAGAAGTCGAAGATCTGGCCGGCGCGCACCGTCTCGCCGATGCCTTCGGCAAGCGTCTTGCCCTCCTCCCGCGACAAGAGCCGCCCAAGCTCGTCCTTGCGCGCCATGATCTCGTCGGCGGTCTTCTTGAGGATTGCGTGGCGCTCAAGGATGCCGGAGCGCGACCAGGCCGGAAAGGCCGCCTTCGCCGCGGCGATCGCGGCTTTCGCATCCTCGGCGCTTGCCCGGGCATATTCGCCGACGACGTCGTTGGTATTCGACGGATTGATGTTGGCAACGCCGTCGCCGCCGACCCATTCGCCGGCAATCAGGTTCTGGTGAAGTGTCATGGCTTCAGCCTCCTTGTCTTGTCGCAAGCGGCCGCCCGTCGCGGCCAGCCAGTCGTTTTACATATCAGAGCTGGTGGATTGCGATTTCTTCTTCCTCGGAGATCGCCAGCGGATTACGCAGCGCCAGACCGAAGCCTGCGGCCTCGATCTCGAAAACATCGCCCGCCTCCGTGCGGATGCCGTCGCCGAAGGACAGCGTTGCAGTGCCGAACATGTGCACATGCACGTCGCCGGGCACTCGGAAGAGCTCATACTTGAAGTGGTGGTATTCCAGATTGGCGAAGCTGTGGGACATGTTCGCCTCTCCGGAAAGGAAAGGCTTCTCCCACAGGACCTTGCCGCCGCGCAAGATTCGCGAGGTACCGCGAATGTCATCGGGCGCGGCGCCGACGCGGATCTCCGGACCGAAGCTCGCCTGCCTGAGCTTCGAATGTGCCAGCCACAGATAGTTGACCCGCTCTGTCTTGTGGTCGGAAAACTCGTTGGCGACGGCAAAGCCGAGCCGATAGGGCACGCCCT includes:
- a CDS encoding host attachment protein, with product MRNRVWILAADGNAARIVKDVNLLKDGHQHPAEETYQIEGKRAQDIMADKPGRSHSSVGHGRSAMEYSSDPVREEQHRFAAEIAGKIDHYALENAFENLVICAAPKTLGDLRKLLSHQVRERTLAEIDRNCVAAPTDQLIATVKSVVFP
- a CDS encoding helix-turn-helix transcriptional regulator, which codes for MRPADRLFRIIQLMRATGRAMTAGEIAERMEVAPRTIYRDMQHLIASGAPIDGERGVGYLLREAFDAPPLTFTFEQLEALAFGVRAVQMLGDGRLAQAAREAMEKIGHGLPPEHAEKLRSAPLRAFRSALQPAPPALLGDIRQAIAGERKLSITYESLAQELSERTIWPLGLSIFGHHWLLTAWCELRQDFRDFRVDRILSLKTERERYESTPDRNFEAYLARL
- a CDS encoding DNA alkylation repair protein, which encodes MAEPLKNLLHPGVVMEIADRLSRCAPGFDRDRFVASAGGGLESLELMQRSLKIRDALIEGLPLDFPAAVSILDAALPNGNAPGLTGWALLPASQFVAVRGLGNFELSLSFLRRLTPHFTGEFAIRPFIQQEQDRALKTIRRWVEDDDHHVRRLASEGTRPRLPWAMRLPRLILDPRPILPILTALLDDPEEYVRRSVANSLNDIAKDHPDLVADFVAAHMAGASPERLKLLRHASRTLLKQGHRGALANFGFEPPLGVAAHLALATPTVRFGNDLVLGLTMRNADGSRQRVMIDYAVHHRKANGDTSPKVFKWTTVTLDPGSTIEFRKHHPMRPITTRRYYGGAHRVVILVNGQPAAQADFELVMA
- a CDS encoding DEAD/DEAH box helicase — its product is MSTFEALGLSEHILATLSANGFEKPTPIQAQAIPMVLKGHDLIGLAQTGTGKTAAFGLPMIEKLVADGKRPDPRNIRALVLAPTRELVNQIAANLKLFVKKSPLKIGVVVGGVSINKQTEQLARGVDILVATPGRLLDLVARKAVTLTQARYLVLDEADQMLDLGFIHDLRKISKLVPKNRQTLLFSATMPKLIAELAGEYLTDPVKVAVTPPGKAADKVEQYVHFVPGKDLKTQILKQTLTANPDGLSLIFSRTKHGAEKLMKHLDHVGFKAASIHGNKSQGQRERALKAFRDGEIRVLVATDVAARGIDIPGVTHVYNYDLPEVPDAYVHRIGRTARNGREGIAIAFCAPDEIRLLRDIEKLMGIEIAVASGEAPADQARPSKGRGGRGNGQHRGNGQNRGNGGGPRQDKAPRRNRPAREAAVGFAGDELLLEDRPQKHERRDQRAAGHGHHDGRSEGNRNHEAKKHHHGRPGPQDGRRGVSDGNRRQDMRRAGKGGRSA
- a CDS encoding DMT family transporter, translating into MLARLAPALFVLLWSTGWVVAKYAAFFAEPLTFLALRYSIAILLFIGFCAATGARWPRSGKTIGHAVISGMFLHGLYLGAIWWAIGEGVPAGISGIIAGLQPLMTAVAAPYLIGENITRVQRLGLALGFSGIALAVLPKVLAIDADISLFPVAVNVLGMGAVTYGTLYQKRHLQTGDIRAIATLQYAGALIVTVPMALTLEDMRVTWSVELVAALAWSVLGLSMGAIALLLYLIRRGQVSRAASLIYLVPPLAAVEAALLLGEALTWPMIVGTVIAVTGVYLTNRKSESEARSEGQTGKAAAV
- a CDS encoding circularly permuted type 2 ATP-grasp protein, encoding MMNADTSPRQPYSTYHEWYASQDRNRLIAKSKEAENIFRKTGITFAVYGHADSSEKLIPFDLIPRIISGREWRRLAQGIEQRVIALNAFLDDIYHKQEIIRAGRIPRELIEKNDAFLPQMIGFRPPGGVYTHIVGTDIVRTGEDQFYVLEDNARTPSGVSYMLENRETMMQMFPELFHQNRVRPVENYPYLLRQSLASLAPPGCTGKPRVAVLTPGIYNSAFYEHAFLADMMGVELVEGSDLRVIDGKVKMRTTRGYEAIDVLYRRVDDDFLDPLTFRPDSALGVPGIMDVYRAGNITIANAPGTGISDDKAIYSYMPEIVEFYTGRKPLLENVPTWRCSEPPSLKYVLEHLEELVIKEVHGSGGYGMLVGPTATKRERAAFAEKLKERPGNYIAQPTLSLSTVPILVNKGIAPRHVDLRPYVLVSDKVQIIPGGLTRVALKEGSLVVNSSQGGGTKDTWVLED